The region CCAATCATGTTATGCTTCATGCAACAATCAAAAGTCAGAAACAACTTACCAACTTTCGCCATAGAGGTAGAACATTTCAGACTTGGATCCCAGCTTCATGGATGCCATAGTTGTTACTTAATTAGCATCAAAGTGTACCTTCGAAGAAAAATAAAGGGTGGTGACAATTAATAATGCTAACTGTTCCAATTGTTCTCTGTTTCTATTTTGGGACTAAGTGAGCTTTTACTTCTCTCTCACTTACATGCAATGTATTAAGTTGTGTGAATGAAGAAAGTGGGCACGTGAATATTAACCCGAGTCTAAAGGGGGAAATCTAGGAAGAAGAATAGGCAATGTGTTGAGAGATTCTCCATGGAGGTTGTTATAACAATTTCCTTTTAGATagaacttttttttattaacacACTATCTTCTTGGAATGTGACAAGTATCTATCTATATGATTCCATTATTACCAGTTCTCTTACATTTTTAGAACAAGAATTGCGACAAGTTTTCATATCTGTAGCCAGGGACTAGTCATAGCATAATTGTGCTTAAttattgtatttatattatgtgatataatcttgttcacataataaaaaaatttagtttttatCCACACGTTATTAGAATTGCTTGAATCatgaaaactaaaactaatacattaactctttttttttcaaaaatcaaacAGCAACTTTATTAAGTGGAAACGGGCATAGAAGTCAATACATCAACGTGTAGAGATGAATGTAGAAGCTAATACATCAGTATAGAAGCCAATATATTAAGTTAATTATtagttaaataattattattcataTATAGTATACTATTTGGTACATAAGTATTTGAACctacatatataaatatgaatGTAGAGATACATGAATTTGTAGATACACTTATGTTGAAACCCATGCGCTATATACATGACGTGATTTTCTATGTAGCTTTATtcatataaatattttataaatactaATTATTCAATATACGTACAAATTATAAGTTTTAAAGAAATTAGAAGTCTctgtcaaaaaagaaattaaaatttaataaaaaatatcaatataTTGTTATATGGCTATTATAAATTACCAAAATTATATTAAagtgtatttttttaaataatccaAATCTGAATATGCACAAATGTAACATTTTCACTCTCAtgcattatattttattttataattttatattactcATAGTTTATTCTTAGTTCATCTAAAAGTTGTTATACGTACGAGCTGCCTGGTTGCCCTCCCAAATTCAATGAAGTTTATGCAAACACCGTACCTAACCTTGTGGATGCCTTCACTAGTAGCCTTAAACCTCAACAAGCGTACTCTTTCTTCTACATGGATTTATCAATGATAAGCAATGAGCCCATATGATGAGACACACGATCTCCCTCGTCATAAGAGTCTTGTATATTGATGGAAGATGATGGATTAAAGGGAATGAACTTCCATTCTATGGATTTTACTAAATGGAGTGCAGTGGAACATAATGAAATCATCTTATTCCATTGTCCCCCTTTATTTTTTTACATCCCAATTTAGTGGTACAAGATGATTATGAAATGACCTCATTATCCTCTAGGCTTTTACCTTTCATAAAAGATAGTTTATCATGCCGGGTTTAAAGACAAGTATAATGAATGAGTACTATAAAGTCTAAACAATGAAGTTACATCTTTattatatctatctataatctatctatctatctataatctataatatatataaaagcaaagttttgcaGCCTTAGGGGCAAAAAAGTCCTTCAACAATTTATTCCAATGACTATGAGAGCTGGGcatggatatttttgtaaaaagttattttatttCACTCAGATTTGATCTCAGCCGTTCATTCATATCAGTTTCACTACATCTTTCATTCAAGGAATTTATTAAATTTGTGAAAGGATTTTCAGTTTCAACAAAATACAGACTCTTCCTTTTCTCCTACTCTCAGCCGTTTCTAGGTTTCAAGTTTGTTTAAAACCTTTCTCTCATACACTGCTTCTCCTTGCTCCAACGATTGCCCTCTAGATCGATTTCCAGCACCTCCTCCGTCTGGAACACCCTCATCATCGGCTTCATCTGCGACTAGGAGCCCCTCGACGCCCTCCTTCTCTACGCCCACGTGAGAGCCGCCACTTCCCCCCACCCACTTCGATTCCTACAGAGAACCCCCAACATATGCCTCGCGGATTTGATTCTTTTGTGGTCGATGGGTTTCTTTGGAGCTCCTTCAAGCCACGTTTGCAATTGAGATATTATGACCCCTTGATTTCTGACGTTTTCACTCGATCAGAAGCATCTTACTGTGAACTGAAGCAATTAACAGTAGTCGCTCACTCTTCAGGTTTCATTCGCAACCCTAACCTTTAGTTTCTCTTAATTGCTTGATTTCCAAAATCTTCCCCTGTGCCCTGTTGGTCTAGATTAGCTTAACTTTGATATAGCTACATAATACAATTTCTTGGACTTTGTTTGCAGTTTTTCAGTAGATTAGGGGAGACtgtttagttttcaatttttcatcatGTGTATCATTTTACAGGTTGGGGACAGCGGTGCTTTTCCTCAAGTGATCAGATTATTTCTCTTCCATTTCTTAATTTTGATATTGCTATAGAATACAATTTCTTGGACTTGGTTTCCTCaagtgaatttttttatagCATAGCCATTATCTATACTTGATATTGGGGTAGATAATATATGGTTATCAATCTTGATTTTTTATTAAGAATTATTGTTATCAATCTTGACTGTTtaacttttatcttctttccaTTTCAATTTTCATCTATCGACTTTCACAATTTTCTGCCATTTGTTCTTTCCATTTCAGGCGGTGATGAGTGGTGAACTTTGGAAGCGTTATCTTCTTCGACATTGGTATGAACCCTTAGTTATATGCCTTCTTAAATTTTGGTTCTTATGTTTTTACCTTTTGAGATCAAAatgatttctttctcttctgTGGTCCTGAATGTGATATTGATGGCGCACCTGGCGACAGAGTTGCAGCAACGGTTGCAACGCAGCCCCGTCCCCTCTCTGCTGATATGAAATCGGTGTCTGCAGAATTTAATCGCTCATGGATTTGCCTTTGGCCATAGAGGAAGAAGGATCAACTTGAAGGTAACCTACAATTTTATGTACTTCTTTCTTTGGTTTTGATTGATATTATACCTTTTAAAGCTGAATGATGAAAGTGAAATAGATCGATTAACCTTGAGGATGATGACACAGTGAATGTTGAAGCTTTCATCAATGAAACATCATTCTTGGCTAGCAATGGTCAGCATGAAGTACTGAGTTTAAAGTGCAAGGTCTGCTATTCCAtgtattttttgttatttatatgATTTTCTTCTCTTGATTTTCCTTTGTTTGCATTTGTAGTACATATGTATTGGATCACTTTCTTTTGTTCTTCACAAATCAGGTGCTTCATTCTTCTGTTTGTGCTTCTCTGGGAATTTTCAGAAATCTCCAACTAAATATCAAGtgagtaaattttttttatttgcagtACATGTTTTGTCCTTCTTCCCTCACTGTGTTTGTTGTTCTTCCCTCTGTGCGTATTATCCTTCACTACTATTGTGTCTGAAATTGCAGCCCTTGCTGCTTTACAGATTACAATTCTGCAAGTGTTTCTCCTCTTTTTGTACCCTTTTTCTTTGACTAAATTGCATGCAAATGTTGGTGCTCTTATTCTACTTCCATATATCTAAATTGAACCCTTTAACCTTATTCTACAGCTTCGTTTTAacctcttttctttcttttcttctaagtTGAAATCATATAACTATTAAGTCATGCTATTTTTCATTTAACTATTTCTAACTTTTGAAAAATGAGGAGAGCTTTGCTATTGCTAACTACCACTGCACTTGCAATTACTATTCTGTAAGCAAGGTAAAAGAGTAGGAAGAAAGAAATGATTTAGCCAAATAAGACCTGACTTGAAGGTTATCAGCCCCAAGTACCAATTACCATGTTTGGCTGAgatctaccaaaaaaaagtgaatGTGAAGAAAAGGCAATAAGACAGATTATTATTGGTCAATGAATGAAGATGCTTGCAGCCTCCAAGCTTCCGCATGTGCTTTCCTTCAGTGCCATTATTATTGACATGAAATTAGGTTTAGGGGCATGGATAGGAATAGACTGCCACCATTGTTGACTGTTTTGGTGTGTTCGGTATTCTGAGATTGATTTGTAGGAAGTAGGCTTTGGCCTCCACTTTAAATGTTTGGAAAGATTTGAGTTGTCATTGTGGATctacaataaatattaaatagttaTATTTTGTTTCTGACTGTGAAGAGCAGTTTATTATatctttctttcaattttttaaattttggagttcGTTTGTAACTCTCAAACTTATTTCTTCAGTTAAGAGCATTcttgaaataagataaaaaatattaaagctGTGCAATTGATAGCTGCAAATTTGATTTTGCTTTGCAAATTAAGCTATTGATTACTATATTATGAGTAACTGTGTGAGTAATGGACATATTAAAGTCATAATTTCAGCCTTCAATTGGGataatttcaaaactcaaaacccGATAAAGTTACAAACACATGCTATATGCAAATTTTGCACTCAGTTTTCTGTAATGTCATGTTCAACATCCAAGGCCAGCATTGGTACTTGATTAATCATCCACAGCCAAATTTTTCCATGGCATTTACTTCAAAATAGTCCTGAAAGCCTGCAGTCTTTTTTGTGCACCATATTTGACAGTTTAATCATCCACAGCCGCAGGGTGACGCTGTTACAGAAACATGCACAACACATTGAAAGAATGAAAGAAAAGTGGTTTCGGAGGTCTCTGTTTCTTCTTCCAGACGCTCTTCAGCTACTCTTAACTTCTCCAACTCATTCACTACAAGGTACTAACTTCCACTAACTTCTGTATTATCACTTGCATTATGTAAACTTTGAATAAACCGTACTACCATTGAGATACATGattgttttctattttatttttatcccaatatatttttaatagatTTGTTTCCTTAACTTTCTAGGTCTTCCAGTGTATCTTTCTAAATTCCTTCCGCTAAATTGTGGAATTATGAAGCTCATATTgtgtttctttgttttgttttgactAGCGGATGTGTAACACCATTAAATTATTAGAAAAATTGAAACTGATTGGGGTTGTGCACAAGCAGTAATATGGAGATTAATTGATTAAATTATAACACAAGGGGTTAGCAAAATGATGGAATCTCAAAGGAATTTCAGTGAAGCTTACAATTGAATATTAAAggtacataaattaataatttaaatatttattactaTCCACTATTAAATCTATTAAAAAGATTGAAGCTGAAGGGGTTGTGCACAGGTAATAATGTGGAAAtgatttgattaaattaaaacacaagGGGTTAGCAAAGTGATGGAATCCCAAGGGAATTTTAGTGGAACTTACAATTGAATATTAAAGGtacataaattaatatatttattagtatattaaaaattaatttaattcttGCCTTTTGGTCCTTTCTTTGATGTGAGACCCACACTCTTGAGCTCTATATATAGTTACAATAGTATGTGCATAGGCATCAAAACCAGACCTAATATTCTGTCATGGCTAAGTTCAAGAATCCATATTCTGTCATGTGCAACACTGTTCCTCCCTTTGCATTTGCAGTTTTGCACCAGATGAATAGGGTAATGGTCAATTGCTCTTCTTTGTTGATTTACACTCTCTTATATGTTTTCATCTTAATAGTTTCATTTTGGCTCTAATTTACTTGGTCCAGAACTATGGTAAGATTGGTCAAGATGTGGTGGAATACCTACAGCTCCCAGATGATGGAGAATTTCTCCTTACTAACCCATTGGGTGTGAATTTTAGTGGAACTTACAATTGAATATTAAAGGtacataaattaatatatttattagtatattaaaaattaatttaattcttGCCTTTTGGTCCTTTCTTTGATGTGAGACCCACACTCTTGAGCTCTATATATAGTTACAATAGTATGTGCATAGGCATCAAAACCAGACCTAATATTCTGTCATGGCTAAGTTCAAGAATCCATATTATGTCATGTGCAACACTGTTCCTCCCTTTGCATTTGCAGTTTTGCACCAGATGAATAGGGTAATGGTCAATTGCTCTTCTTTGTTGATTTACACTCTCTTATATATTTTCATCTTAATAGTTTCATTTTGGCTCTAATTTACTTGGTCCAGAACTATGGTAAGATTGGTCAAGATGTGGTGGAATACCTACAGCTCCCAGATGATGGAGAATTTCTCCTTACTAACCCATTGAGTGTGACCAAGGAAGTATCCTTTACTGTGGTGGGCAAAAAGGCTTACCTAATTATAGGATGGTGTGAGCTTCGAgaattttatcatttttatggGAACTGTTGGTTcctttttaaacatgtgaacaACTTGAACTTTCGTTTTTCAATATTTGATCCAACATTTGCTGAGGTGAAATATCATGGTTGGCCTGTGACTCTGAAGCAAGAGAATGTTGATATTATGAGCCAGATGTTCCCTGCACCTAAGCAACCAGAAATACCAATGATCTACAAAAATTCAAGTGGTTCTGCTGTTGTGTTTtggtttaaaaataaaaatccttCATGTGTGGTAACTCTTTCAAAAACCCAAGCTGTTGGGAGTTATGTGGTGAGCATCACAGAATATTTTTCTATTTGTTCCTTAGTTTCACTGATATTTTTGTATTCATGTTTTGGTGAACTTTTACATTTTTCAGGCCTTACCAGCTAAAATTGCTGTGTCTATTCGTCAATTTGGAGTTTCTCCGTTGAAGCTTCGAGGGCATGTGGGTGATGATGTTACGTGCAAGTTGCTGAGCAAAAACAGGAAGGATGTGAGGATTGGATCAGGCTGGAAGAAATTTTGTACACGTAATGGAGTTCGTGCAGGAGATCTGTGTTGCTTTAAGTTTACAAATATCGCAGAGAGGATTGTTGAAGTGTCTATTGTTTTTGGGTAATTTTATGGGAGTATAATCGGATGGCTTGCTGCTATGTGAaagtttaattttgtttctcaatAATAGTTATGTCAATTCCAAATGGCAGATCGTGCTATTTTAGCTCCTACAAATGAGATTGTTGATAGTTTGAATGAATATATGATGTCATTGTTGCCTGGAGAT is a window of Lotus japonicus ecotype B-129 chromosome 5, LjGifu_v1.2 DNA encoding:
- the LOC130717040 gene encoding uncharacterized protein LOC130717040 isoform X1, with the translated sequence MAKFKNPYYVMCNTVPPFAFAVLHQMNRNYGKIGQDVVEYLQLPDDGEFLLTNPLSVTKEVSFTVVGKKAYLIIGWCELREFYHFYGNCWFLFKHVNNLNFRFSIFDPTFAEVKYHGWPVTLKQENVDIMSQMFPAPKQPEIPMIYKNSSGSAVVFWFKNKNPSCVVTLSKTQAVGSYVALPAKIAVSIRQFGVSPLKLRGHVGDDVTCKLLSKNRKDVRIGSGWKKFCTRNGVRAGDLCCFKFTNIAERIVEVSIVFG